The genomic region GCCCAGCCAGTACCAGGGCTACACGCTGGAATTTGGGCTGGAGGCCGACGAGCTGAGTAAAACCGAGGATATCAGTTGGAGCAAGCTGGTCATCGATGGGGGGAAGGAAGTGATTACAACCGAGGCCGGGGCGCTGCACACCTTCATCGGTGGGCCGGCCGTGGTCAAGCGCGGGGCCTCGCCCGCGCGGGAGCTGGGCAATGAGTCGCGCTGTGGACTACGCTTTCTCTTCGACCGCGACGACCAGCTCAGCGGCGGCCTGGTGCTGCGCTGGGCCGGGGAGCAGGGCCTCTACGAACAGTGCCACAAGCCCTGGCTGGATCTGCTGGCCCGCGCCGGCACGGAGGAGCGCACCATGCCCTTCCGCGTGGCCGACCTGCTGGCGCTGAATCCGGCCCGCAAGGAGATGGTCGGCCCGCGCAAATACCTGTGGGAGAAGGTGTCCGTGACCGTGAGTACGAGCACGCGCCTGCAGTCTGCCCGCTTCACCTACCGTCACGTGCGTCGCTAATGGAACAGAATAACCAAGTACAACTGGCCACCCAGTGGCTCGACATCACCATCGAGCGGTTCGTGGCCAATATCCGCCGGCTGAAAGTCGTCGACACCGGTGCGCTGGCCGGCAGTTTTCAGAAGCAAGTCATCGGCGCAGCGGATGGCGACGTGCTGAAGATGCGCCTGAGCTACGCCCTGTGGGGCATGTTCCAGGATATGGGCGTGGGTAGGGGCATGGGTGCTGGCGTGCGCAAGGGGGACGACGGCTACGACCGCATCCGCAACAGCCGCGGCAAGCTCAAGCGCCACACGCGCAAGGCCCGCGCCTGGTACTCGAAGGAGGCCTACGCCCAGACCAAGCGCCTCTCCGAACTCATGCTGGAGCTAAAGGGCCAGGTGCTGCTGACGACCATCACCAGCCTGCCCACTCAAACAACAGTTAACCTATAAGTGAATTTACTGTGGCAGTAGATAAGGAACAGCGGCAGTTAGAGATTATCCTCAACGCCCAGCAGGCCAACGCCAGCATTAAAGATATGGCCGCGGGCGTCGCGCTGATGAAGAATCAGCTCGAAAAAATGGCGGCTGATGACCCCAAGCGGGAGCAGCTAAAGCAGGATTTTCAGGAACTCACGCAACGCGTAGGCGAGGCGCGAACGGCCCTGCGCACGCACGTAGAAACGGAAGAGGAAGCGGCGGCCGCGGCCGCTAAGTTGGCCGAGGAAAATGCCCGGCTAGCGGCTGAGCAGCAAGAAACCATCCGGACGGGCCAACTGGCGACGGCTTCCATGAAGGAGATGAAGGCCGCGGCCGGCCTGCTCGATACGCAGCTGCAGGGATTGTCGGCCGACGACCCCGGCCGCGCGGCCATGCTGCGCGACTACCAGGTGCTGCAGCAGCGTATCGGCGCAGCGGCTGCGGAGATGCGTACCTACCAGAAAACGGCCGAGGAGTTAGCCGAGGAGGAGCGGCAGCTGGCTGCCGAGACGGCGCGGCTCAATCAGGAAAATCAGCAAGTCATCCTGAACGGCAAGAAGGTCACGGCCTCGTTCAACGAGATGGACCAGGCCGCGAAGCTGTTGGAGGCGCAACTGAAGGACCTTTCGGCTGACGACCCCGGCCGCAAGAAGATGGTGCAGGACTACCAGGAGCTACAAGACCGCATCGGTTTGGTGAAGAAGGAACTGGGCGAAACGGCCGAGAAGGGCTTCACGATGAAGGATGCGCTGATGTTTGCCGGCGTGGATCTGGGCCTGAGTGCGGCCGTTGACCTGGTGAAAGAGTTCGGGGCGCAGCTCGCTGAAACGGTGAAGGAGTTCGGCAATCTGCGTAGTCAGATTAACCAACTGACCGGCGCCACCGGCGAGGAGCTGGACCAGCTCACCACCGGCGTGGCCGGCCTGGCGAAGTCCTTCGGCAAAGAATACGACGAGGTGCTCGTGGCCAGCAACGCGCTGAGCAAGCAGATGGGCATCTCCCAGAAGGAGGCGCTGGACCTGATTGAAAAGGGGTTTGTTTCCGGCGCCGACGTCAATGGCGAGTTCCTGGATCAGCTGAAGGAGTACCCTGGCCAGTTCAAGGCCGCCGGCTTCTCCGCCTCGGAGTTTATTGGCATCGTGAGCAAGTCGCAGACCGATGGCATTTTCTCCGATAAAGGGGCTGACGTGGTAAAAGAATTCGGCCTCCGGATACGGGAGCAGACTTCCTCCACCAAGGATGCCATGGAGGCGGCTTTCGGGCCGGAGTTTACCAGCGAGCTGTTTAAGGGCCTGAACGACGGCAGCATCACCACCACGGACGCGCTCAAGCGCGTGGCCACGGAGATGGACGAGACGAAAATCCCGGCCAACCAGCTGCAAACCGTCATTGCCGACGTATTCGGTGGCCCTGGTGAGGACGCAGGTATCGACTACCTGAAGTCACTGAAAAACGTGGGTGGGGGCATCGATGAGCTGATCGACAAGACCAACCCGTACATCCAGCGCCAGCAGGCCCTGATCGACTCAAACAAGGAGCTAGCCGGCGTGCAGAACGACCTGGCCAAGGAGTTCGAGGGGGGCAGCTCTATCCTGGACCGTCTCAGCAATCAGACCATGACGGTGCTCTACTCCATGGTGCTGAGCCTGGTGGCCGTGTTCAAGGAAATCTTCGCGCCCCTGCAGGACGTGTGGAACGCGTTTTTGGAGCTAGGGGAGTCGGTGGGCATCTTCTCGAAGGAAGGCATCACAGCCCGCGACATCGGCGAGGCGATTGGGGCCGTGTTTCGGGCGCTACTCACCCCGACCCGGTTCCTGATCACGGCGCTGGCCGAAGGGGCGAAGTGGTTTATCGACTGGGCCAAAAACTCGGAGGTGGCGCGCGTGGCCATCCTGGCGCTGACGTTTCCGATCCGCGCGTTTTTTGAGCTACTGACCAACGGGCCGGCCTACTTTGCGGGCTTCACGGCCGCCGCAGAAACGGCTTTCACGCGCATCGGTGGTGCGATTAAGATGGCACTGCGGGGCGATTTTGAAGGCGCGAAAGCGGAGTTCGGCAAACTGGGTGGCGATGCGGCTGCGTCGTTCCAAAAAGCGTTCAGCGACGCCATGGGCAAGCAGGCGCCCGATGTGCCGGCACCGGCGCCAGCAGCGCCAGGGGAGGAGCCTACTCTGCGCGCAGCGGGGGGCGATGGCACCACGCAGAAGGACCGCGACGATGCGGCGAAAGCGGCCGCTGCCGAAGCGAAAAAACGGCAACAGGAGCGCGACAAGGCCGATAAGGACCGCCTGGATGCCACCAAGCGGTGGGTAGCGGAGGAAGGCGAGTTGCTGAAGGGCCGCGACGCACTGCTCGACCAACTGGACCGCCAGAGCATGACCGACCAGGAGGCCCGGCGCCAGGCGCAGCGCGACAAATTATTTGCCGATGCCGATGCCCGCGTGCTGAAGCTCACCGGCACGGAACTGGACTACACCGAACAGGTGACTGGCATTGTGGAGGCCCGCAACCTGGCCCTGCGCGAGCTGGCGGCCAAGTTCGAAGAAGAAGATGAGAAGAAGCGCCAGGACGCGCTAGCTGAGCAGTTGGCCCAAAACGCGGCGGAAGAAGAAGTGAAGCTAGCCGAACTAGAAGTGAAGCTGGCCAACGGGGTGCTGAACGAGCAAACCTACCAGGACGCCATCTACGCGGTGAAAAAGGCGGCTGCCGAGCGGGAGCTGGCGCTGCTGCAGGAAAAAGGTGGCGTGGAGTCAGCCGAGTACGCCAAGGCCACTGCCGCCAAGCTGAAAGAAGAGGCTGCCTACATTACTAAGAAAAAGTCCCTGGATAACGAGCTGGTCAAATTCGAGATGTTGGTAGGGGCTGCCAAGAAGGTGCTCACCAGCGAGGAGGTAGCGTTTCTGGGGGAAGCCTTCGGTAAGAAGAGCGGCATTTATAAAGCCGCTATTGCCGCGCAGAAAGCTGTGGCCATTGCCGAAATCGGTATCGGGCTGAGCAAGCAGTTTGCCGCTAACGCCGAGGCTGGGGCCAAGATTTCGGCGCTGTTCCCACCGGCGTCCATTGGCCTGGGTACGGCCTATACGATTGGGGCAAACGTGGCCTCGACCGTCAGCGCTGGTATTGCCACAGGCAAAGTGCTGGGCTTCCGCATCGGTGGTGCCACCGGTGCTGCCGGCATGGGCAAGGAGGTAGGGCTGCAGGTCGGCGGCAACGGCAAGCTGGTCGACTCCGATGGTTTTGCCGTGGCCGGCGTGGTGCACGAGAACGAGTATGTCATCCCGGCCTGGCTGCGGCAGGATCCGCAAGTGATCCAGATGGAGCAGTACCTGGAGGCCCGCCGGGTGCGCGGCTACCTGGGTGGCGGCGCCACCTCGGGCGACGTAGTGCCAGCGGCCGCGGCCGTAGGGGAGAGCCAGCTCGCGCAGCTGCTCACCGAGCTACTTGCTGTGCAGCGGACCCAGAATGCCCGCATGGACGAGTGGGCACGTGAGCTGAAGGTAGTGCAGAGCCTCTACGAGTTTGACCGGGACTACGGTACCTATAAGAAGGTGAACAACGAGAGCGGCCTGCGCTAAAATGGTGTTCAGAATAGAGTTCTTTTCTGAACGGTTTCAGTGGCTGCCTTAGCGCCCCCGAAAACGCGGTTTTTCGGGGGCGTTTTTACATAGGTAATCTGAACACCTATCTTAGAGGGATGAGAGAAGCACTAAGGATGGATCCGGCTGATCGGCACCGAGGCCAGCGCAGCTATCGAAAACTACATGGCCAGTATGTCGAGCACCTCGACGTGGTTGATTATGATATCGAACGTTACTGGAGCTATGGCCACCGTCCACCGGGTAAACCAGTGCGGTGCTATGCGAAGTACTCGCCAATAAATCGAGATGTTGTTCTGATATCGTTTCCTGGTCAAGCGCACGAGGTGACGGATGTTATCACGAAAGAGCGTGCGCCTTATTGCCAGGTCGTAGGCAGTTTGTTCAGCGACTGCGAACTAGTACGCCAATTACATCTTGCTGAAAAGGCGTTTTTGTGCGAGTAGCTCTATACGCCCGCGTGTCTACTGGCGACAAAGATCAGGATCCAGAAAACCAGTTGATTGTACTACGGCGTGAGGCCCAGCGCGCCGGCGACATAATCTATAAAGAGTACATCGATCAAGAGTCCGGGCGTAAGAGCAGCCGGAAGGCTTTCCTGGAAATGATGCGTGATGCACAAAAGCGGCACTTCGAGCTGGTGCGCGTCTGGGACCTGAGCCGCTTCAGCCGCGAGGGTATCGAGAAGGTGTTCGAGCACACGTCTTTTCTGGAACAGTGCGGAGTAGCCTTCTGGAGCTACTCGGAGCCCCTGCTCAATACAGTTGGGCCAATGCGCGAGTTGATGAAAGCCATGGTGGCCTGGGCTGCCGGCTACTACTCGCAGCGCCTGAGCGAAAACGTACGGGCGGGCCTGGCTAGGAAGCGGCTCAAGGCCGAGGAGAAAGGGGAGGAGTACACCCACGGCCGCCGAGCAGTGGCGCCGGCACTCGTCGCCCAGATACAGGAGTTGCAGGCGCAGGGGCTGAGCGTCCGGAAGATCAGCAGGGAGGTGGCCATGCCGGTGGGTACCGTGCACAAGTACCTGAAGAAGGAGTTATCCGAGTAGCCTCGCAGAAAGCCTCTCAGTTTTGAGAAGCTTTCTGCGAGGCTCGCATTGTTGTGTCCTTTTTATCCGAAGCTGCTGCCGACAGTTTTGGGTATGAATAAGTTACTTCTCGTCTGTTTTTTGGTATTGGTGGTGTCTTGCGTAGAAGCCAAGCCGTACCCCATCAACCCAAGCCGACACGACCGGCTACACCACCGTGCCGGCAACCGCTGGGGCAAATATCGCCCAACGCGATGTCGGTATTGCCATCGGACTGCCCCATAATTTGCCCCACTATTCTTGAAAAATGCCTTCGTATGCTCTAAACCAAGTGTTGTAGAGTCCGGGTGGGGCGCCTTTTTTTTGACCCTGCTACAAGGAGCTATATTGAATCGCCTCATACACCGCGTATGAGGCTGTTTCTATGTAACGTGTATAACTACGGCTAACAAGTGATAACAATACTCCGCCCCCTATTGGGAATTCCTAGGCGACTATGCGAGCAGTCTTGCGGGCGGTCTGCAGCAACTCCTGCTCGTCGATGCTCAGGTAGCGGTTAAAGCTTTTATCAGTGGTGTGGCCGGTGGCCAGCATCACCTAGGACTTATGAATGCCTTGGTAAATTTTCAATGCGTTGTAAGTCTTGCGGTCCAGGCGCGAGGAGGGCGGGATGCGCGTGAGGCCGGTCAGGTGCTGCGCATGGGGTAGGTAGTCATATATCGTGCGCACATAGAGGAGGCAAGTGGCTAGGGGCCTAGCGGAGCATACTGCTCCACCAGCGCTACGGGCTTGAACAAGTCGTCGTCGAAATAGGGATGAAGCAGAAAGTGCCGGTCTTGTTGGGAGCAGCGGGCGCAGAACGCCTGCATGGACGGGTGGGCACGTGAATGGCAGGTAGTACAGAACCTGTACGATTTTGATAAATATTATGACAATTATAAAAAGGTGAATAAATAGAGCAGTATTCGGTAAAAAAGTCCTTCATAAATCGGGGTAAAAAATCGCCTCAAAAACTACGTTTTTAGGCCCGCCAACGTAGGTGCTCAACTCCTTCATAATCACCCGTTTTTGAATGGGGCTTCGTAGGTCTGAATATAACAGCGGTGGGTCTTTTACCTAGTAGCGTAAAGGCTAGCAGTTGCCAGCCAGTTTTGTAGGCTGAGTTTCGTAGCGTAAAAGTAAGATATTGGCCGACAGCCGGCGCCACTTGCTGACGGGGTTGAGCTTGGTAGTAGATGGTCCCACTATCTCAGCCGGGTTTATGAGGAAGAAGCCAGTGGGTAATCTTATCTTTGGGCTGGAGTCCCACTTTCGTGTAAATATTTTGCCTTTTACTCCTACTCTGGACTTCTTAAACAGCTTCATAATGCATTTGAATAAATGTATTTGTAAGGCTAATAATTTAATTTTTTCGACTTAATGGCATATCTGCCAAAAAATAATAAATGTTAAGTGTAATTAAGCCATTAACCTCTTTGAGATTCTTCTTTGCTATTATGGTTTTTTGGAGTCATATACAATTTTTTGATCAAGCTATGTATCCTGGTTATAATAAACTTTATAATAACGTGCTTTCAGAAGGTTATATAGGAGTTGGGTTCTTTTTTATTTTGAGTGGATTTATACTCTCTTATAATTATGATGATAAGATAATAAATAGAAAGATATCATTTAAAAAATTTTGGGTGGCTAGGATTGCGAGAATATATCCTTTGCATATTGCTGGTAGTATAATGGCAATACTCATTATAGTAAATTCAGTAAAATCATCAGCTGATTTTTTTGCAACCCCTGCTTTATCTGTTTCGATATTTTTAAGTAATATTACTCTTCTTCATAGTTTTATTCCTGATGTAAAATATTTTTTCTCATATAACTGGGTGTCATGGAGTATATCCGATGAATTGTTTTTTTATATAGTATTTCCTTTTATAATTTATTTTTTTGTCAAAAACAAGTTATTAATAAAGTTTGGCTGGGTTTTGTATTTATTAATTCCTGTATTAATATATTATTCAGGACATTCCTCTTATGATAATCATAAGTTTTTTTATATAAATCCTTTTTTTAGAATAGTGGATTTTATACTGGGTATTAATTTGAATCAGTTATTTAAATTAGAAATATTTTCTAGGTTATATAAGAAAAAAATATCGGCAACTGTACTTGAGATAATGTCTATAGGGATGTTTGCGGGGTTTATGTATATTCATGAAGATGTGCCACAGGTTTACAGATATTCATGTTTTTATTGGTTGCCAATGTCGCTTATTATATTTTCTTTTGCATATCAAAATGGATACTTATCTTCTTTAATATCTGGGTATTTTTTTGTTTTGTTAGGAGAAATGAGCTTTAGTTTCTATATATTTCATCAATTATTAGTAAGATATTTTGTATTCGAAAATAACCTGATGGTGATAACTGAAAATCCTTATCTGTTAGTTTTTGCAATTCTTATGACAAGCTTGTTTGTTAGTTACCTTGCGCATAAATATATTGAATTGCCTTGTAATGCATATATAAAAAATAGATACAAGAGAAGTAGTTTTGCTCTGCCTGCTAAAGGATAAAAATAATTACAGCTGTGCATAATACGAAAGCTGGGATCTATGCTTGTGTAAGTGCGCGCGACAGAAGCCAAGGTAACGAAAATAAATTATTTGAATTACGGGCTTTCGTAGAATGTCTGGGCTACTCAATATATAAGGGGCTACTAAAGCAAACGGGTTGAATTTATTTATAACCATTTGTAATGAAGCTAGTAGACCACCATCCAAAATTTTAAACCCCTCCAGGATCTTCGAAAACGCAGTTTCTTAGGGGCGGTTTTCATGCCGTTTTTTGGAGGGGTTCCGGTAGCTTTGAATGAGAAAAGTCGCGGTCGCGCATCCCTGTAAAGTGAAAGATACCTACTCCCGACCCAACCAGTTGTCTCTTGGCTCTAAGGCGATACTAGTTTTAACGGGCATCTGTCTTCTGCCATTTCTAAGGTTAGCTTTCTTCGCTCACGCATATTTGGATGACTTTATATTTCCTATTATGGTGCGCCAGCAGGGAGTGTGGGAACACACAATGCATATGTACAATGTATGGCAGGGACGTTTCTCTGCTTCTCTTATAACGGCACTGCATCCATTGGCTTGGGGTGATTTGCACGCAGTGAAGCCTTTTGCCTTTGGCTTCATTCTTCTATTTACAAGCGTAGTTTTTTTTGCAAGCAATTCGTTACTCGAAGGCAGCACAGTACCAATTAGCAAGCGTTTAGCGGCTGGCGGCTTGGTGCTCAGCATATCATTAGTTATGCTGCCTAATCCCGTTGAGGCGTTTTTTTTGGCTCCTTTCCGCCTTGTTTTATATGGGTGGTTGCGCGTGTTGCTTACTGCTGCTAGGTGTGGTCGCTAAACTTCATCTGCCTCAAAATAAAGTTAGTCGTTTGATATGTTGGGTAATAGCCATCATACTGGCGTTACTAACCCCCGGCTTCTCAGAGATGATTAACTGCTTCATTCTTGCCTTAGTGATTGTTTTGTTACCTCAGATCAGAAGTCGCAGCTTACAGAGGCCATGGATAGGGCTGCTAACAATAGCTGTTGTGGCGGCAGCAGTAGCAACGTTGGCACCTGGCAATTTTGTTAGAAGTGCTAGTTATCAGCATGTGGACCTACTGCATAGTGTGGTGCTCTCTGCCGCATCGCTCGGCTATAGTTTTATAGGGTGGTTTAGCAGTGGCATACTCATCTTACTGACGCTGCTTGTGCTACCGGCACTTCAGCGGTTAGTCAATGATCCAGCCCTTCCAATTACACGCTTCACTCGAATAGTCTGGTTTTGGCCTTTATGGATGTTATTAGGACTGGCTTTTTGCTACCTGTTTAGTTATTTAGCTATAGATGGTCCGCCACCATCCAGAGCAAGGAATCTCATAATGCCATTACTTATAATAGGCTGGTTTATGTCAATTGCTGGTATTCTCTCTTATTTGCTGCGTCGGGGTGCCACGCCTTTGCAACGGCTGCCTACTTATGTACGTCTAGGAATGAGTTTATTGGTACTATTACTAGTTTTGTCAGATCAGAACATTACTTTAAAAAGGAGTCGAATAGGGCAACCTACTAATAGTGTCACGCAGGCATACCGTGACTGGCTCAGCGGGGATGCAGCACAATACAATCGAGAAGAAGAAGCCCGATATACGCTTATCAGGCAGACATTAGCGGATTCCGTAGTCATACCTCCATTAAGTGTTCAGCCTGTTACCTTGGTGTGGTGGGACATCTCTGAAAATCCTGCCATGTGGGGCAACCGGGCTTATGCTGATTACTTTCATAAAAAGGCTATTTGGGTAAAGCTCTGAAAGCCGCTATCTATGTCCGCGTGAGTACCCGAGATAAAGGCCAGGGCATCGAAAGTTAACTGCTTAAGTTGCGAGCGAGGCTTCGCCGAGCGGCTGAGCTACTCTAATACACCGATTAGGAGTCGGGTGCTATTCAAGCAACTCTTTCGGGAGGCCTACCAGCGCCGCTTCGACGTGGTGCTGTTTTAGCCTCTGGATCGATTCAGTAGAGAAGGGGTAGCTAAGACGCTGGACTGCTTACAAAACGTATCCTTTTTTGGTAGGTCAAAAGCTTCACCAAGCACAGAATAGCACTAGTATTTAGGAGTACAGCAAATGGATGGAGTGTACCTAAGCAAGCTAGACTACCGACGCGACGTTTTAGGAGCTTGTCGGGAGGGTGGGGTGGCTTTGGGGGCTGCTTTTAGCTCCTCTCTACGGCGTTGCTCTACCAAGGCGTTGCTCCAAATGTAAACAGTGGCATTGTTAGTCAGTGTATTCTGCTCGTAGCCCAGATACACTTTATCGCCCTGCCAGACGTGCTTTTCTACGTGGTCGTTGGCCTGATAGCCAGGGCCATATAAGTCAGAAAACGCCTCCAACATTCCCCGGCTGTTGGCATCGCCCTGCGTAGTAAGGCGCACCGTGATAAGCTTACCCTTATAAAAATAATAGAGAATGCTAGCGGCCTGCGCCTGCCCTACCTGATAGGAGTCGGTAGTACGGCGGTAAATTTTGGTGTTGCCAGTGGCATCTACCAGCACCAGATTGCGGAAGGCAGAGATGGGCATCTCAAACGTTACGTCCCGAAACCCATACGTACGATCTAGCTGCTGCAAGCCGTCGGTAGTGGGAGCGGTGGCAAATGCGTCGGTGGGTTGCTGCTGCGCTTGTGCCGTTGGGCAGGCAGAAAGAAGGGTGCCAAGCAAAAGAGTCGAAAATAGCGTGCGAAGCATAATCAAGAGCAGGGAAAGAAACGGAATGGCAAGTATGATTGTAGTTGCCTATAGCGGGCAAATACAACCAGTTTGAGCGAATTCGCTCAAAACACAAGCCAAAAGCTACTTTACAGAAAACAAAATCCTATTTCCTGTTTTGATTTGAACACTGCTCAAAGAAAAATAGCATGCTAACAAGCAGGACGTTTTTCGTGCGGCGGAAGGTAGAGCTGCTGGTTAACAAGCAGTAAGTGTTTGGCCTTAGGAAGAAAAAGCGCCTAACAGCTACGCCTGGCTGGCCGGAGATGCATGCGGTGGTAGCAGAAGAGGCTCGGGCGTATCGTCGGGTAGCACTTCGGCCCCGCTGCCGGCATCGGGCACCAGGCGTTTCCAGACCGCTTGCTTCAGATTCTCAAGACGGTTGAGCGCCTCAAGGACGGTTGTATTGGTTTGTACTGTATGAAAGAAGCCAGTTTTGCGGCCTACCTGCACCAGCTGTTCCAGCACCAGCGGTAGCACCCAGCCTACTACATTGGAGGCCAGCGTCCCCCGGAGTCCCAGGCGCACCAGTATCCGGGCTGCCATGCGCTCCAGAAGCAGAGCTCGTGCGGCCGGAAGTGCTTTGTTTGCCAGAAAGTCGCTGACCAGCTGCATATTGCCTTTCTGAATTTCTGTCTGTAGAACATCGTGTACTGCCGTAAGCGCCGTGGTTATGGCCCGTCGGAAAAGCCGACCCGTTTGCCAGGCTGTTAGACCAGTGGTTTTGGCTGCTTGCAGCAGGCGAGGAAGCAAAGCGGAGGTGTTCATGCCAGACGAAGGAAACAAGAGGGGAGAAGTTAGCGTTGTACGTAGCAAAGCTGCTGGGAAGATGCTATTTTTGTAGATTCTTACGTAG from Hymenobacter aerilatus harbors:
- a CDS encoding acyltransferase family protein; translation: MRFFFAIMVFWSHIQFFDQAMYPGYNKLYNNVLSEGYIGVGFFFILSGFILSYNYDDKIINRKISFKKFWVARIARIYPLHIAGSIMAILIIVNSVKSSADFFATPALSVSIFLSNITLLHSFIPDVKYFFSYNWVSWSISDELFFYIVFPFIIYFFVKNKLLIKFGWVLYLLIPVLIYYSGHSSYDNHKFFYINPFFRIVDFILGINLNQLFKLEIFSRLYKKKISATVLEIMSIGMFAGFMYIHEDVPQVYRYSCFYWLPMSLIIFSFAYQNGYLSSLISGYFFVLLGEMSFSFYIFHQLLVRYFVFENNLMVITENPYLLVFAILMTSLFVSYLAHKYIELPCNAYIKNRYKRSSFALPAKG
- a CDS encoding DUF6056 family protein, with product MGGCACCLLLLGVVAKLHLPQNKVSRLICWVIAIILALLTPGFSEMINCFILALVIVLLPQIRSRSLQRPWIGLLTIAVVAAAVATLAPGNFVRSASYQHVDLLHSVVLSAASLGYSFIGWFSSGILILLTLLVLPALQRLVNDPALPITRFTRIVWFWPLWMLLGLAFCYLFSYLAIDGPPPSRARNLIMPLLIIGWFMSIAGILSYLLRRGATPLQRLPTYVRLGMSLLVLLLVLSDQNITLKRSRIGQPTNSVTQAYRDWLSGDAAQYNREEEARYTLIRQTLADSVVIPPLSVQPVTLVWWDISENPAMWGNRAYADYFHKKAIWVKL
- a CDS encoding phage tail tape measure protein, encoding MAVDKEQRQLEIILNAQQANASIKDMAAGVALMKNQLEKMAADDPKREQLKQDFQELTQRVGEARTALRTHVETEEEAAAAAAKLAEENARLAAEQQETIRTGQLATASMKEMKAAAGLLDTQLQGLSADDPGRAAMLRDYQVLQQRIGAAAAEMRTYQKTAEELAEEERQLAAETARLNQENQQVILNGKKVTASFNEMDQAAKLLEAQLKDLSADDPGRKKMVQDYQELQDRIGLVKKELGETAEKGFTMKDALMFAGVDLGLSAAVDLVKEFGAQLAETVKEFGNLRSQINQLTGATGEELDQLTTGVAGLAKSFGKEYDEVLVASNALSKQMGISQKEALDLIEKGFVSGADVNGEFLDQLKEYPGQFKAAGFSASEFIGIVSKSQTDGIFSDKGADVVKEFGLRIREQTSSTKDAMEAAFGPEFTSELFKGLNDGSITTTDALKRVATEMDETKIPANQLQTVIADVFGGPGEDAGIDYLKSLKNVGGGIDELIDKTNPYIQRQQALIDSNKELAGVQNDLAKEFEGGSSILDRLSNQTMTVLYSMVLSLVAVFKEIFAPLQDVWNAFLELGESVGIFSKEGITARDIGEAIGAVFRALLTPTRFLITALAEGAKWFIDWAKNSEVARVAILALTFPIRAFFELLTNGPAYFAGFTAAAETAFTRIGGAIKMALRGDFEGAKAEFGKLGGDAAASFQKAFSDAMGKQAPDVPAPAPAAPGEEPTLRAAGGDGTTQKDRDDAAKAAAAEAKKRQQERDKADKDRLDATKRWVAEEGELLKGRDALLDQLDRQSMTDQEARRQAQRDKLFADADARVLKLTGTELDYTEQVTGIVEARNLALRELAAKFEEEDEKKRQDALAEQLAQNAAEEEVKLAELEVKLANGVLNEQTYQDAIYAVKKAAAERELALLQEKGGVESAEYAKATAAKLKEEAAYITKKKSLDNELVKFEMLVGAAKKVLTSEEVAFLGEAFGKKSGIYKAAIAAQKAVAIAEIGIGLSKQFAANAEAGAKISALFPPASIGLGTAYTIGANVASTVSAGIATGKVLGFRIGGATGAAGMGKEVGLQVGGNGKLVDSDGFAVAGVVHENEYVIPAWLRQDPQVIQMEQYLEARRVRGYLGGGATSGDVVPAAAAVGESQLAQLLTELLAVQRTQNARMDEWARELKVVQSLYEFDRDYGTYKKVNNESGLR
- a CDS encoding recombinase family protein, coding for MRVALYARVSTGDKDQDPENQLIVLRREAQRAGDIIYKEYIDQESGRKSSRKAFLEMMRDAQKRHFELVRVWDLSRFSREGIEKVFEHTSFLEQCGVAFWSYSEPLLNTVGPMRELMKAMVAWAAGYYSQRLSENVRAGLARKRLKAEEKGEEYTHGRRAVAPALVAQIQELQAQGLSVRKISREVAMPVGTVHKYLKKELSE